From Candidatus Micropelagos thuwalensis, the proteins below share one genomic window:
- the cas9 gene encoding type II CRISPR RNA-guided endonuclease Cas9 (Cas9, originally named Csn1, is the large, multifunctional signature protein of type II CRISPR/Cas systems. It is well known even to general audiences because its RNA-guided endonuclease activity has made it a popular tool for custom editing of eukaryotic genomes.), which yields MSEKYRLGLDVGTNSLGWAVIGLKEDVPSSVLATGVRIFSEGRDAKTKSTLKASRTEKRSARRRRDRFLQRQTFLISEMVKSGLFPKDIVEQKNLELLDPYEIRFKALTEQVPLHHLGRALFHINQRRGFKSSRKDKSEETTSGVVSKSVRALYEEMQLINPAPVIDDPKALSKEERREIRVQEASSREEALVTLAEQKGVTFGAFLYRRLQSGKSVRARKDADSQLYDVYPTRELLKDEYSKLMQHQAQYYPNVINEALISRLHDVIFFQRKLKEQERGFCTYYPSERRTFRCMPSFQQYRMVQELNALEWVDAAGKHCLRDYPESRDLILSELENISTKAGEFTFGNMKKILKKMGVIDGEVSFNFEGPKRKGFQGNVTSREMRHEDCFGTRWDELSLDEKDDIIDKINDDHLDDEDMERYLIDTYGLSSFSVGNAINARLLEGTANVSRKAARTLYETMLSANCLQSDAVIAVSEQDDTFVNPYSRTGRGELLSELPYYGEAFQDGRHIIPGKREPKVSHDQLKFYGGVSNPTVHIALNQIRLVVNEIIKRYGLPSSISIELARNLPEGQDGRRKIEKMQSENQKNNERYDQILTENGQSPNRDNRLRLALWEELGEGPTDRLCVFTGKLIELADLFNGSVEIEHLIPFSVSLDDSKANKTVCWKEANRFKGNKTPYEAFANNSGDYSWEEIMERVRALPNSKQWRFQEDALKIWNSDHSDFSGRHLNDTRYISRLAREYLENICPFNKIDVVTGRLTALLRGHWGLNNILRGHNEPETATPKKMRDDHRHHAIDAVVIAMTSLTILQKVSSAAGKAEELDVGKLFAKDESGRSVIDPWDGFRDEVAEKVRNIIVSHKTKRKTIGNSGKSTDRALHNETAYGLIDGPDEKGLYSVVTTKPISYFDNRDKIEKIRDEKLRDDFLTAWDGEGDNKASQLAVLDKASGLNVKKCRYVERKKVIPINGPDGQPYKAYDGNSNWGMEIYEFPNGHPKEKKWNGVVISTYDANKSEFKPGETFRPHPAAKLVMRLHINDIVEVQNDGEPILYRVQLISAGTLTVSPLHEANVDSRNRDKHDEFKYKSLSVTPMQKMGAKKVNISPTGLKNYSR from the coding sequence ATGTCCGAAAAATATCGACTAGGGCTCGATGTGGGAACAAATTCACTTGGATGGGCTGTTATTGGGCTGAAAGAAGATGTGCCATCCAGCGTTTTAGCAACCGGTGTAAGAATATTCTCTGAGGGTCGTGATGCAAAGACCAAGTCAACATTAAAAGCCAGTAGAACCGAGAAAAGATCAGCTCGCCGTCGTCGAGACAGGTTCCTTCAAAGACAAACTTTCCTCATATCAGAAATGGTAAAGTCTGGTTTATTTCCAAAGGATATAGTTGAACAAAAGAACTTAGAACTTCTAGACCCATACGAAATTCGTTTTAAAGCCCTCACAGAGCAAGTACCTCTCCACCATCTAGGCCGTGCTTTATTTCATATTAACCAAAGGAGAGGTTTTAAATCTTCCAGAAAAGACAAAAGTGAGGAGACAACCTCTGGGGTTGTGTCGAAGTCAGTTCGTGCACTTTATGAAGAGATGCAGCTCATTAATCCTGCTCCTGTTATCGATGATCCTAAAGCCCTTTCTAAGGAAGAGCGGAGAGAAATCAGAGTTCAAGAAGCGTCTAGTCGAGAAGAGGCTTTAGTGACGCTTGCTGAACAAAAAGGAGTTACTTTCGGGGCTTTTCTATACCGAAGGCTGCAATCAGGTAAATCTGTTCGAGCGAGGAAAGACGCAGATAGTCAATTATATGATGTGTATCCAACCCGAGAACTTCTTAAGGACGAGTATTCGAAACTGATGCAACATCAGGCTCAATACTATCCAAATGTTATCAATGAGGCTCTGATATCAAGACTTCATGATGTCATTTTCTTCCAAAGAAAACTGAAAGAACAGGAAAGAGGGTTTTGTACCTATTATCCTTCTGAAAGACGGACTTTTAGGTGCATGCCGAGTTTTCAACAATACAGAATGGTTCAAGAGCTAAATGCGCTTGAGTGGGTTGACGCGGCAGGTAAACATTGCCTTCGAGATTATCCAGAATCTAGAGACCTCATACTTAGTGAATTGGAGAATATTTCTACAAAGGCCGGAGAATTCACCTTTGGGAACATGAAGAAAATTCTAAAAAAAATGGGAGTTATTGACGGAGAAGTTTCCTTCAATTTCGAAGGTCCAAAAAGAAAAGGTTTTCAAGGCAATGTTACATCTCGCGAAATGCGACACGAGGATTGTTTTGGAACTCGTTGGGATGAATTATCGTTAGATGAGAAAGATGACATCATAGATAAAATTAATGATGACCATCTAGATGATGAAGACATGGAGCGTTATCTCATAGATACCTATGGTCTGTCTTCTTTCTCAGTGGGTAATGCCATAAATGCCCGCCTACTAGAGGGGACTGCTAATGTCTCCCGAAAGGCTGCGCGCACTCTTTATGAAACCATGCTATCTGCAAATTGTCTTCAATCAGATGCCGTGATCGCAGTTTCTGAGCAAGATGACACCTTTGTAAATCCTTACAGCAGGACAGGTCGTGGTGAGTTGCTTTCTGAGCTTCCTTATTATGGAGAAGCCTTTCAGGATGGTCGACACATCATTCCGGGTAAACGAGAACCAAAAGTCTCGCATGATCAGTTAAAATTTTACGGGGGGGTATCTAATCCAACTGTTCATATTGCTCTCAATCAAATTCGGTTGGTCGTTAACGAAATTATTAAAAGATATGGGTTGCCGTCTTCTATTAGCATCGAACTCGCAAGGAACTTGCCTGAGGGACAAGATGGGCGTCGCAAAATTGAGAAAATGCAATCGGAAAACCAGAAAAATAACGAACGATATGACCAGATACTTACAGAAAATGGTCAATCTCCAAACCGAGATAATCGTCTCCGCCTAGCTTTATGGGAGGAATTGGGAGAAGGCCCTACTGATCGATTGTGTGTTTTCACCGGCAAACTTATAGAGCTCGCAGATTTATTTAATGGTTCCGTAGAAATAGAGCACCTTATCCCTTTCAGTGTGTCTTTAGATGACAGTAAGGCCAATAAAACTGTCTGCTGGAAAGAAGCCAATAGGTTTAAAGGTAATAAGACACCTTATGAAGCTTTCGCAAATAATTCTGGCGACTATTCTTGGGAAGAAATTATGGAGCGGGTCAGGGCACTACCCAATTCTAAACAGTGGCGTTTTCAAGAAGATGCATTGAAAATTTGGAATAGCGATCATTCTGATTTTTCAGGACGACATCTTAATGATACGCGCTACATCAGTCGGCTGGCGCGAGAGTACTTAGAAAACATATGCCCATTCAATAAGATCGATGTAGTAACTGGACGCCTAACAGCCCTACTAAGAGGTCATTGGGGGCTTAACAATATTTTACGTGGGCACAATGAGCCAGAAACGGCAACGCCAAAAAAAATGCGAGATGATCACAGACACCATGCTATTGACGCGGTTGTAATTGCAATGACGTCGCTCACGATATTGCAAAAAGTATCAAGTGCTGCGGGAAAAGCTGAAGAACTAGATGTTGGAAAATTATTTGCTAAAGATGAAAGTGGCCGCTCGGTGATCGACCCGTGGGATGGTTTCAGAGACGAAGTGGCTGAGAAGGTCAGAAACATAATTGTTTCTCATAAGACCAAAAGGAAAACGATTGGAAATAGCGGCAAATCAACCGATAGGGCCCTTCATAATGAAACAGCTTATGGCTTGATAGATGGACCTGATGAGAAAGGTTTGTATTCTGTAGTCACGACTAAGCCAATTTCATATTTTGATAATCGTGATAAAATTGAAAAAATCCGTGATGAAAAATTAAGGGATGATTTTCTAACAGCATGGGATGGTGAGGGTGATAACAAAGCCTCTCAATTAGCAGTATTAGATAAGGCTAGTGGTCTGAATGTAAAAAAATGCCGCTATGTTGAACGTAAAAAAGTAATTCCTATTAATGGGCCCGATGGTCAACCCTATAAAGCTTATGACGGCAACAGTAATTGGGGTATGGAAATTTATGAGTTTCCAAATGGTCACCCAAAAGAAAAAAAGTGGAATGGCGTAGTTATCTCTACATATGATGCTAATAAAAGCGAGTTTAAACCGGGAGAAACCTTCAGGCCCCATCCTGCTGCCAAACTTGTTATGCGACTTCACATTAATGATATAGTTGAGGTGCAAAACGACGGCGAGCCAATTCTTTACCGCGTTCAGCTTATTTCTGCAGGAACACTTACCGTATCACCTTTACATGAAGCTAATGTTGATAGCCGTAACAGAGATAAACACGACGAATTCAAATATAAATCTTTAAGTGTTACGCCGATGCAAAAAATGGGCGCAAAAAAAGTGAATATCAGCCCAACTGGCTTAAAAAATTATAGCAGGTAA
- a CDS encoding tyrosine-type recombinase/integrase encodes MATIRRKNGKWQALIRRAGAPTCSKTFISKSDARKWAIQVEQAQDKAIAGVVDKQALNTPLRAYLSRYKTDISAFKASYDVEKYIIGKWQKHEISKLPIGAVTSARLTPVLNDYQKRYKPETIRKDFGVLRHLFNIAKTQWHVPIEVNPVEQLRLPSIGRPAVRRLPRGAWDAIEAIYSEETKPEIFLLAKLALETAMRRSELLRLEWEDVDRQRRLITVREGKNGYSRYIPMSQASLFVFEQIDGQEALVFGLSPSGVANAWIRLRDRAGYPDIRFHDLRHEAISRFFEKGLSVPEVASISGHRTPSQLFRYAHADLNSIVKKLW; translated from the coding sequence ATGGCAACTATTCGACGTAAAAATGGTAAGTGGCAAGCTCTCATTCGGCGTGCTGGTGCCCCAACATGTTCGAAAACATTTATATCAAAATCTGATGCCCGAAAATGGGCTATACAAGTCGAACAAGCCCAAGATAAGGCCATTGCAGGGGTTGTAGACAAGCAAGCTCTGAACACGCCTCTACGGGCTTATTTAAGCCGTTATAAGACAGATATATCCGCCTTTAAGGCAAGCTATGATGTTGAAAAATATATTATCGGCAAATGGCAAAAACATGAGATCTCGAAACTACCCATAGGGGCGGTAACAAGTGCCCGATTGACGCCTGTACTTAACGATTACCAAAAACGCTACAAGCCAGAAACCATTCGAAAGGATTTCGGCGTGTTGCGCCATCTGTTCAATATCGCCAAAACCCAATGGCACGTTCCAATAGAAGTTAATCCTGTTGAACAATTAAGGTTGCCCTCAATTGGCAGACCCGCTGTAAGACGCCTGCCGAGAGGTGCGTGGGATGCCATCGAGGCAATTTACTCAGAAGAGACAAAGCCAGAGATATTTTTATTGGCAAAACTTGCGCTTGAGACAGCCATGCGGCGCAGCGAACTGTTACGTCTTGAATGGGAGGATGTAGATAGACAGAGAAGATTAATAACCGTTCGAGAGGGGAAAAATGGCTATTCGCGCTACATACCCATGTCTCAAGCTTCTTTATTCGTGTTTGAACAAATTGATGGGCAAGAAGCGCTGGTTTTTGGCCTGTCCCCCAGCGGGGTTGCGAATGCTTGGATAAGATTACGCGACAGGGCAGGTTATCCTGACATCAGGTTTCATGATCTGCGTCACGAAGCAATAAGTCGCTTTTTTGAAAAAGGGCTGAGCGTTCCAGAGGTCGCCTCAATAAGCGGCCACAGAACACCCAGCCAGTTGTTTCGTTATGCACATGCTGACCTAAACTCAATAGTTAAAAAGCTTTGGTAG
- a CDS encoding DUF6324 family protein: protein MGINTPSEIIADLSIGPTDQGMVRIYITSEEIDLPMDFSPEEAEEISRELLAAIALIKDKSG, encoded by the coding sequence ATGGGTATTAACACGCCTTCAGAAATCATAGCGGATTTGAGCATAGGGCCAACCGATCAGGGCATGGTGCGTATTTACATAACCTCCGAGGAAATTGATTTGCCGATGGATTTTTCGCCTGAAGAGGCTGAGGAAATTTCTCGGGAACTACTTGCCGCCATTGCCTTGATTAAGGACAAAAGCGGGTGA
- a CDS encoding ABC transporter permease: MIGKSLSRPIGFLIVLAMLAPILGIAWLTVVPPEMSDSTNDGLMSFLMTTVLPYQFGQTLGLMLGVAVFTILAGVPAAWFVTFIDFPGRRHLQWLLLLPLAMPTYIAAYVFAELLDKAGPFYQLWVSIFGSHAWYPSLNSLGGAIFTLSIVLYPYVYMSARTGFINQSAELMQAGRLLGASQWVSFRQIALPLSRPMIIVGVALALMECLNDIGAVEHLGVKTLTVGVYETWLSRGSLEGAARIAMLLLSLMALLLLLERYLRAGGIEQKSKHDLTPVLHKPSPLMQGVVLTISSLPFLIGFVVPVMLLIVFAVGRFDNATNLFSPAIRSILLASITAVIVVGIGLFLAFLTRINAPGWFNRSIQSASLGYAIPGTVLGLGVLIVLSQFDNFSSQFLNLSFLPILSGSVFAVIFAYSLRFLSISFGTFEAELSRIPKTTDMAASTLGARTFQLLRLVHLPMLRPALVTASVLVFVDTMKELPATLILRPFNFETLATQVYNYASVGQIEDAALPALIIVGIGIIPVFIATRKLHKH; encoded by the coding sequence GTGATCGGAAAATCATTATCGCGCCCTATTGGCTTTCTTATTGTTCTGGCCATGCTTGCGCCTATTCTGGGCATTGCATGGCTTACCGTCGTGCCACCCGAAATGTCTGACAGCACGAATGACGGCTTAATGTCGTTTTTGATGACAACTGTACTACCCTATCAGTTTGGTCAAACACTTGGCCTCATGCTGGGTGTTGCAGTTTTTACCATTTTGGCTGGCGTTCCGGCAGCATGGTTTGTGACATTCATCGACTTTCCGGGTCGCAGGCATTTACAATGGTTGCTGTTACTCCCCCTTGCAATGCCGACCTATATCGCCGCCTATGTGTTTGCAGAACTTCTCGACAAAGCTGGACCTTTTTATCAGCTATGGGTTTCAATTTTTGGGAGTCATGCATGGTATCCTTCGCTCAATAGTCTTGGCGGTGCCATCTTTACGCTCTCTATTGTGCTTTATCCTTATGTTTATATGTCAGCACGCACCGGCTTCATAAACCAATCTGCAGAATTAATGCAGGCAGGGCGCCTATTGGGTGCGTCACAATGGGTGAGTTTTCGTCAAATTGCACTCCCGCTATCACGACCCATGATAATTGTCGGTGTTGCTCTTGCACTGATGGAATGTCTGAATGATATCGGCGCTGTCGAGCATCTTGGTGTTAAAACGCTCACCGTCGGGGTTTATGAAACATGGTTGTCACGCGGCAGCCTTGAAGGTGCTGCCAGAATTGCAATGCTGCTGCTTAGCTTAATGGCACTCTTATTACTTTTAGAACGCTATTTGCGCGCTGGTGGCATAGAACAAAAATCCAAACACGACCTCACCCCTGTTTTGCACAAACCTTCGCCACTTATGCAGGGTGTCGTTCTAACGATCAGCAGCCTACCGTTTTTAATCGGCTTCGTGGTGCCGGTTATGTTGCTAATCGTGTTTGCAGTAGGGCGTTTTGATAATGCCACCAATCTATTCTCTCCTGCTATCAGAAGTATTTTACTCGCCAGCATCACAGCTGTTATTGTTGTAGGTATCGGGCTTTTTCTGGCTTTCCTGACACGCATTAATGCGCCGGGGTGGTTTAACAGATCAATTCAATCTGCTTCATTGGGTTACGCCATACCGGGAACCGTCCTTGGGCTTGGGGTTTTGATCGTACTGTCGCAATTTGACAATTTCTCATCCCAATTTCTTAATCTGTCATTTTTGCCGATATTAAGCGGCAGTGTTTTCGCCGTGATTTTCGCCTATTCGCTACGCTTTCTCTCGATTTCTTTCGGCACATTCGAAGCAGAATTGTCCCGCATCCCCAAAACCACCGATATGGCCGCCAGCACCCTTGGCGCTCGGACATTTCAACTTCTCAGACTTGTGCACCTACCGATGTTGCGCCCAGCTCTTGTAACAGCGTCGGTTCTCGTCTTTGTGGATACGATGAAGGAACTACCGGCAACACTTATTTTACGACCGTTTAATTTCGAGACATTGGCTACACAAGTTTACAATTATGCATCTGTCGGTCAGATCGAAGATGCCGCACTCCCCGCCCTTATCATAGTCGGCATAGGTATTATTCCTGTCTTCATTGCAACTCGTAAGCTGCATAAACACTAA
- a CDS encoding aldehyde dehydrogenase family protein — protein MDHNKQFYINGEWVASNNGTAHDVTNPATEMACGQITLASIEDVDKAVAAAKAAFPAYSRSSREERLALIDKIIEVYSARMEDLIAAVMMEMGAPRMLAAKAQVPAGLGHFIQIKKVLEDFDFGGELGGAKIIREPVGVCGLITPWNWPLNQVACKVAPALAGGCTMVLKPSEVSPLSAVIFAEIMDEAGVPAGVFNMINGNGATAGSHLSSHPDIDMMSFTGSTRAGVLIAKAAADTVKRVSQELGGKSANIVLDDADLERAVRQGVMTCFANSGQSCNAPTRMLVPASKHAEALEIAKATAEKVVAGEPDAEGTTIGPVSNKVQFDRIRGLIQAGIDEGAELVCGGTDMPEGIDKGYYIRPTVFGNVTNDMRIAREEIFGPVLSILPYETEDEAVEIANDTVYGLAAYIQSGDSDHAYKIAAQLRVGNVSVNGASSDIAAPFGGYKQSGNGREWGVYGLEEFLESKAVVGS, from the coding sequence GTGGATCATAACAAACAATTTTATATTAATGGTGAGTGGGTCGCCTCAAATAATGGTACGGCTCACGATGTTACTAATCCCGCAACTGAAATGGCTTGCGGACAGATTACGCTCGCCAGTATTGAAGATGTCGATAAAGCTGTTGCTGCTGCAAAAGCTGCTTTTCCTGCTTATTCAAGATCCTCGCGTGAGGAAAGGCTGGCGCTGATTGACAAGATCATTGAGGTTTATTCAGCGCGTATGGAGGATCTGATTGCGGCTGTCATGATGGAGATGGGGGCGCCTAGAATGTTGGCGGCGAAGGCACAAGTGCCTGCCGGCCTTGGGCATTTTATTCAGATTAAAAAAGTACTCGAAGATTTTGACTTTGGCGGTGAACTGGGGGGTGCAAAAATTATTCGTGAACCTGTAGGCGTTTGCGGGCTGATTACACCCTGGAATTGGCCACTTAATCAGGTTGCCTGTAAAGTTGCGCCCGCGCTTGCTGGGGGTTGTACAATGGTTCTCAAGCCATCAGAGGTTTCGCCTTTAAGCGCGGTTATATTTGCTGAAATTATGGATGAAGCTGGTGTACCTGCAGGGGTATTCAATATGATCAATGGTAACGGCGCGACGGCTGGATCGCATTTATCGTCTCATCCTGACATTGATATGATGTCATTCACAGGGTCAACGCGTGCCGGTGTGCTGATTGCCAAAGCTGCGGCTGATACAGTCAAACGTGTGTCGCAAGAGCTAGGTGGTAAATCAGCAAACATTGTTCTCGATGATGCAGACCTGGAACGCGCTGTCAGACAAGGTGTCATGACATGTTTTGCCAACTCCGGTCAGTCCTGTAATGCACCCACACGGATGCTTGTTCCAGCCTCGAAACATGCCGAGGCACTCGAAATTGCCAAGGCGACTGCCGAAAAAGTTGTCGCTGGTGAGCCAGATGCCGAAGGCACGACTATTGGGCCGGTGTCTAATAAGGTTCAGTTCGATAGAATTCGTGGGCTGATACAGGCAGGGATCGATGAAGGTGCTGAACTTGTGTGTGGTGGTACTGATATGCCTGAGGGTATAGATAAAGGGTATTACATTCGCCCAACTGTTTTCGGCAATGTGACCAATGATATGCGGATTGCCCGTGAGGAAATTTTTGGCCCTGTGCTTTCTATTCTTCCCTATGAAACAGAGGATGAGGCAGTCGAGATCGCCAATGACACGGTTTATGGTCTTGCGGCTTATATCCAATCCGGCGACAGCGACCATGCTTATAAAATTGCCGCGCAATTACGTGTCGGTAATGTAAGTGTGAATGGTGCTAGCTCGGATATTGCTGCCCCATTTGGTGGATACAAGCAATCTGGTAATGGGCGTGAGTGGGGTGTCTATGGGCTGGAGGAGTTTCTCGAGTCTAAAGCTGTTGTTGGAAGCTAA
- a CDS encoding DUF2256 domain-containing protein → MKMRKKSDLPEKTCVVCGRPFVWRKKWIKDWEQVKYCSVRCRNSK, encoded by the coding sequence ATGAAGATGCGAAAAAAATCTGACCTTCCGGAAAAAACATGTGTGGTTTGCGGACGTCCTTTTGTCTGGCGAAAAAAATGGATAAAGGACTGGGAGCAAGTAAAATATTGCTCAGTCAGATGTCGCAACAGCAAATAA
- a CDS encoding SDR family NAD(P)-dependent oxidoreductase has product MKSFLPNFHAVIFGSGGGIGAAMASRLTELPSCTRLTLMGRNISKIEENVNAIGDTDIQMLQADICDEDSIASVAAQLGEHINDDAPVQLFVNASGILHDEENDLQPERSIRHLSNEAFQKVFAINSFGPALLIKHFLPFMPRDQRSVFASLSARVGSISDNKIGGWYAYRASKAAHNMLIKTASLEARMKYKQAVIVGLHPGTVATNLSAPFRGNVSPEKLFSPSQSADYLLDVMDNLTPAQSGAVFAWDGQEIPA; this is encoded by the coding sequence ATGAAAAGTTTTTTACCCAATTTTCATGCTGTTATTTTCGGCTCAGGTGGTGGAATTGGTGCGGCAATGGCTTCTCGACTAACCGAATTACCGAGCTGTACACGTTTGACCCTAATGGGCAGAAATATCTCTAAAATTGAAGAGAATGTTAACGCCATTGGTGATACTGACATACAAATGCTGCAGGCTGATATCTGCGACGAGGACTCTATCGCTAGCGTGGCTGCACAACTTGGTGAACATATAAATGATGATGCGCCTGTTCAGCTGTTTGTTAATGCCAGCGGTATTTTGCATGATGAAGAAAACGACCTTCAGCCGGAAAGAAGCATTCGGCATTTATCCAATGAGGCATTCCAAAAAGTTTTTGCGATTAATAGCTTCGGCCCAGCGCTTTTGATAAAGCATTTCTTGCCATTTATGCCACGAGATCAAAGGTCGGTCTTTGCGTCTCTTTCTGCGCGTGTTGGTTCTATTTCCGATAATAAGATTGGTGGCTGGTATGCCTATCGTGCATCCAAGGCAGCGCATAACATGCTTATTAAAACAGCTTCGCTGGAAGCGCGAATGAAATATAAACAAGCGGTGATTGTTGGGTTGCATCCAGGGACGGTGGCAACAAATCTTTCGGCCCCTTTTAGAGGAAATGTGTCGCCTGAAAAGCTTTTTAGTCCATCGCAATCAGCTGATTACCTCCTTGACGTGATGGATAATCTGACACCCGCGCAGAGTGGAGCAGTATTTGCTTGGGATGGACAAGAAATACCGGCCTAG
- a CDS encoding flavin-containing monooxygenase — translation MTTDNPRIAILGAGVSGICMAIKLKEAGFTNLVIYEKADRVGGTWRENTYPGVSCDVPTHLYSFSFAQKSDWPRLYAGGADIQAYLEDVSEKSGIIPLCHFHTKITGATYQNDEWVVSLTDASGNNKEEKFDYVISGLGGLHSPAYPNVPGLEEFQGASFHTAKWDHSVDLTGKNVAIIGNAASAVQAVPEIDDKVASLTVFQRTPNWMMDRQNKEYSGKTLKLMRWLPIIPLLKRLRIFLWAEFVLHPAFRENSLMQKFARMRAKAYLRQEVKDPELLKKLMPDYSVGCKRVLFVDSYLQSLQKDHVKLVDRAVKAITKDGIIDVENNNHNFDVIIYATGFNPFNILSSMEVKGAEGVTLADCWQDNIQSHKTVAVSGFPNFFMLLGPNSALGHNSVILMIEAQVNYIVKCLKKMRKNGWTSLDPKSVSQDKFNNFIQKRLQGTVWQGSCSSWYKDGDGQNFTIWPLSATRYMLSMRKPDFSEYNVK, via the coding sequence GTGACAACAGATAACCCACGCATCGCTATTTTAGGAGCCGGGGTTTCGGGCATTTGTATGGCCATCAAGCTCAAGGAAGCAGGTTTTACAAATCTGGTTATTTATGAAAAGGCCGACCGGGTTGGCGGCACCTGGCGCGAAAATACATATCCCGGTGTCTCATGTGATGTGCCAACACATTTATATTCATTTTCTTTTGCTCAAAAATCCGATTGGCCAAGACTATACGCCGGCGGCGCCGACATTCAGGCATATCTTGAAGATGTGTCAGAAAAATCAGGCATTATTCCCTTGTGTCATTTTCATACAAAAATTACCGGAGCAACTTATCAAAATGATGAATGGGTTGTCAGTCTCACTGATGCATCAGGTAACAACAAGGAAGAGAAATTTGACTATGTTATCTCTGGTCTAGGCGGCTTACACAGCCCGGCCTATCCGAACGTTCCCGGATTAGAGGAGTTCCAAGGGGCTTCTTTCCATACAGCCAAATGGGACCATAGTGTCGACTTGACCGGAAAAAATGTTGCCATTATCGGCAATGCCGCCAGCGCCGTTCAAGCTGTTCCGGAAATTGACGACAAAGTCGCTTCCCTAACTGTTTTCCAGCGTACACCTAATTGGATGATGGATAGGCAAAATAAAGAATATTCAGGGAAAACCTTAAAGTTGATGCGATGGCTTCCCATTATACCCCTTTTGAAAAGGTTGAGAATTTTTCTTTGGGCGGAATTTGTTCTCCATCCCGCTTTCCGTGAAAATAGTTTAATGCAAAAATTCGCCCGCATGAGGGCTAAGGCCTATTTGAGACAAGAAGTGAAGGATCCTGAACTTCTAAAAAAACTCATGCCGGACTATTCAGTTGGATGTAAGCGGGTTCTGTTTGTCGACTCCTATCTTCAATCTTTACAAAAAGATCATGTGAAACTGGTAGACCGTGCGGTCAAAGCTATCACAAAAGACGGCATTATTGATGTAGAAAATAATAACCATAATTTTGATGTGATTATCTATGCCACAGGATTTAACCCCTTTAATATTCTCTCATCAATGGAAGTTAAAGGAGCTGAGGGGGTCACACTTGCAGATTGCTGGCAAGATAATATCCAATCTCATAAAACGGTTGCGGTTTCAGGCTTTCCGAATTTCTTCATGCTACTCGGGCCTAACAGCGCTTTAGGTCATAATTCAGTCATTTTAATGATTGAGGCACAGGTGAATTATATCGTCAAATGCCTCAAGAAAATGCGGAAAAATGGCTGGACATCACTCGACCCAAAATCTGTAAGTCAGGATAAATTCAACAACTTTATACAAAAACGGCTTCAAGGCACTGTTTGGCAGGGAAGTTGTTCAAGCTGGTATAAAGACGGCGACGGGCAGAATTTCACCATCTGGCCTCTATCGGCGACACGTTATATGTTAAGCATGCGTAAACCGGATTTTTCCGAATACAACGTTAAGTAG
- a CDS encoding MBL fold metallo-hydrolase, translated as MLRYQIIPVTPLQQNCTVFWSPETNRGGIVDPGGDLSLIRNFLSENDITLEMILCTHGHLDHVGAVSELANELSLPIIGPHKDDLFWIEGLPEAAEMFGFQNVETFVPDQWLDDGDKVEVAGATFDVVHCPGHTPGHVVFYQPEDNVAMVGDVIFQGSIGRTDFPKGDHQQLINSITKKLWPLGQEVTFVPGHGPTSTFGEERRSNPFVSDMALGQIS; from the coding sequence ATGCTTCGCTACCAAATTATTCCGGTGACTCCGCTTCAGCAGAATTGCACGGTATTCTGGTCACCTGAAACTAATCGCGGGGGCATTGTTGATCCTGGTGGCGATTTAAGCCTCATTCGCAACTTTCTGAGCGAGAATGATATCACGCTAGAGATGATATTGTGCACGCATGGTCATTTGGATCATGTTGGGGCGGTATCCGAACTAGCGAATGAGTTATCCCTGCCAATTATTGGGCCTCATAAGGATGACTTGTTCTGGATTGAAGGTCTCCCCGAGGCTGCTGAGATGTTTGGGTTCCAAAATGTTGAGACTTTTGTTCCCGATCAATGGCTGGATGACGGCGATAAAGTTGAAGTTGCCGGTGCAACATTTGATGTTGTTCATTGTCCCGGCCACACACCGGGTCATGTGGTTTTTTATCAACCAGAAGACAATGTTGCGATGGTCGGCGATGTTATTTTTCAAGGGTCAATTGGACGTACAGATTTTCCAAAAGGCGACCATCAACAACTCATCAATTCAATCACGAAAAAACTCTGGCCATTGGGTCAAGAAGTTACTTTTGTGCCAGGCCACGGACCGACCTCAACATTCGGGGAGGAAAGGCGTTCTAACCCATTTGTATCGGATATGGCGCTCGGTCAGATTTCCTAA